From the Streptomyces nigrescens genome, one window contains:
- a CDS encoding Clp protease N-terminal domain-containing protein, with translation MSPLDISLADLIARLDEELPEANELARISEARLRAQTLSDLGDQLIDHYVSKAKQTGASWTEIGDAIGVSKQAAQQRHAPGPFERYTNLNRHSIVLAQEAARTHKHDSIGTEHLLLGLLGEPRGLAYEVLIAKTGSEQRIRDAIEEAMPPAGQKALRGHIAFRPESKEAIDQARRSAADLGHDWVGTEHALLGLIRTEESPAAQILHNLGCTPDELRETIKTKITKRSAARDNQ, from the coding sequence ATGAGTCCACTCGACATCAGCCTCGCCGACCTGATCGCCCGACTCGACGAGGAACTCCCCGAGGCCAACGAACTGGCCCGCATCAGCGAGGCGCGACTGCGCGCCCAGACCCTGTCCGACCTCGGTGACCAGCTCATCGACCACTACGTCAGCAAGGCCAAGCAGACCGGCGCGTCGTGGACCGAGATCGGCGACGCCATCGGGGTGTCCAAGCAGGCCGCCCAGCAGCGCCACGCACCCGGCCCCTTCGAGCGGTACACCAACCTGAACCGGCACAGCATCGTGCTGGCACAGGAGGCCGCCCGAACGCACAAGCACGACTCCATCGGCACCGAACACCTCCTGCTCGGCCTGCTCGGAGAACCCCGGGGCCTGGCATACGAGGTACTGATCGCGAAAACCGGGTCGGAGCAACGCATCCGCGACGCAATCGAGGAAGCGATGCCGCCGGCCGGACAGAAGGCACTGCGGGGACACATCGCGTTCCGGCCGGAGAGCAAGGAAGCCATCGACCAGGCACGCCGCTCAGCGGCCGACCTCGGCCACGACTGGGTCGGCACGGAACACGCACTGCTGGGCCTGATCCGCACCGAAGAGAGCCCGGCCGCGCAGATCCTGCACAACCTCGGCTGCACGCCGGACGAACTGCGCGAGACGATCAAGACCAAGATCACCAAACGGTCCGCCGCACGCGACAACCAGTAG
- a CDS encoding ArsR/SmtB family transcription factor, giving the protein MSDGNRRVEAAETLQDRARRLLPDHPVRIALLDLIAETGTLTSTEAAARLGHSSGLCSFHLRQLARYGLIEEAPHHGGRARPWRLRWDTPQHTGEEEPEEFTALARGLEDESYQHWLAHRDQAPAEWQQDESFSTVLHLTPAETAELATSIRRLLAGYRNRGDHPATRSPNAVAVAAVTRLFPLLTEHQLPPQSTPSRVEGSTDS; this is encoded by the coding sequence ATGAGTGATGGAAACCGTCGAGTCGAAGCCGCGGAGACCCTGCAGGACCGGGCCCGGCGGCTCCTGCCTGACCACCCCGTACGAATTGCCCTGCTCGACCTGATCGCCGAAACCGGCACCCTCACCTCCACCGAGGCTGCCGCGCGCCTCGGGCACAGTTCCGGCCTGTGCTCCTTCCATCTGCGCCAACTCGCCCGGTACGGCCTCATCGAAGAAGCGCCTCACCATGGAGGCCGGGCCCGGCCGTGGAGGCTGCGATGGGACACTCCCCAGCACACGGGCGAGGAAGAGCCGGAAGAATTCACCGCCCTCGCCCGCGGACTGGAGGACGAGAGCTACCAGCACTGGCTGGCTCACCGGGACCAGGCGCCGGCGGAGTGGCAGCAGGACGAATCCTTCAGCACCGTGCTCCACCTCACCCCGGCCGAGACAGCCGAACTCGCCACCTCCATCCGCCGCCTGCTCGCCGGCTACCGCAACCGGGGGGATCACCCCGCCACACGCTCACCGAATGCCGTGGCTGTAGCCGCAGTCACCCGACTGTTCCCGCTCCTCACCGAACATCAGCTGCCACCGCAGTCCACGCCAAGCCGCGTTGAGGGATCGACCGATTCCTGA